A region from the Lycium barbarum isolate Lr01 chromosome 8, ASM1917538v2, whole genome shotgun sequence genome encodes:
- the LOC132608277 gene encoding uncharacterized protein LOC132608277 produces MWMQLQNKLATTNRLTKLGMTVDKKCKLCKVDLENIDHFLCFVSSPKHKEDKDLLCSELVKQGPTVKVEQQHQLIQPVTAEEVKKAVWEIQRDKSPGPDGYGSQFYKDSLDTVGAYVTKAVQDFFRMKSVLPTIISANQSAFVEGRTIVQNILICQDPIDLKKAYDSVEWAFVKEMMEALDFPETFTGWVMQCVTTTQYKIALNGGVHGSIKGRR; encoded by the exons ATGTGGATGCAACTACAGAACAAGCTTGCTACTACAAATAGGTTGACTAAATTGGGCATGACAGTGGACAAAAAATGCAAGCTATGTAAAGTGGACCTGGAGAACATAGATCATTTTTTGTGTTTTGTGAGTTCACCAAAACA TAAAGAGGATAAAGATCTACTGTGCAGTGAATTAGTCAAGCAGGGGCCGACAGTAAAGGtggaacaacaacatcaacttatACAGCCTGTAACAGCAGAGGAAGTAAAGAAGGCAGTATGGGAGATACAAAGGGATAAGTCACCTGGACCAGATGGATATGGAAGTCAGTTCTACAAAGATAGCTTGGATACAGTGGGTGCATATGTAACAAAAGCAGTTCAAGACTTCTTCAG AATGAAATCAGTTCTACCAACTATAATATCTGCTAATCAGAGTGCATTTGTGGAAGGAAGAACTATAGTGCAGAATATACTAATATGCCAAGACCCG ATTGATCTTAAGAAGGCATATGATTCAGTGGAGTGGGCATTTGTGAAGGAAATGATGGAAGCACTAGACTTTCCTGAGACATTTACTGGATGGGTTATGCAATGTGTAACAACAACACAGTATAAAATTGCATTGAATGGTGGTGTGCATGGGAGTATCAAGGGAAGAAGATGA